A region of the Halalkalicoccus tibetensis genome:
TGAACGATGACGCGCTCGGTCGCCGTACACGCTTGACCAGTGACGCTACAGATGCCCCCGCCAACGACCTCGACAGCCTTCTTGATATCGGCATTCTCAGAGACGACTGTGGGATTTTTCGAGCCCATTTCGGTCTGGATGCGCTTTCGGTTGTCGGTGGCCTGCTGGTAGATCATGTCACCGACCTCGCGGCTACCGGTGAAGGAAACTGCATCGACCTCGTCATGCTCGACAATGGGCTGGCCGACTTCCTCGCCACCGCCCGTGAGGACGTTAACGACGCCGTCGGGAGCACCGATTTCCTCTGCGGTTTCGGCGAGACACTTCGTGACCTCTAGGAACACTGTCGGCGCGTCTTTGGAGAGCTTACAGACAACGGTGTTGCCTGTCGCTAGTGCGGGAGCCATCTTCCAGGCAGGGATGGCGATAGGGTAGTTCCACGGGACGATCAACCCAGCGACGCCCATGGGCTCACGCACCGTATAGAGGTTCTGATCGTCGGTGGTTGTAGGCTTGCGATCACCGCCGTAATCCACCGCGTGAGAGGCATAGTAATAGAAAATGTCGATCGCCCGGCCGACCTCACCGCTTGCTTCGGTGAGCGTTTTGCCTTCCTCGCGACAGAGGGTTTCAGCGAGTTCCTGGGACCGCTCGTCGATACGCTTTGCGGTGCCGCGTAATAACGCCTGATAAGTAGCACCGGGCTCCGCCGCCCATTCCTCTTGGGCGGCTGCTGCAGCCTCAACTGCGTCCT
Encoded here:
- a CDS encoding aldehyde dehydrogenase family protein, which produces MAQTYENYIDGEWCASETGETFDTHNPADPNEVVATVQDSSAEDAKDAVEAAAAAQEEWAAEPGATYQALLRGTAKRIDERSQELAETLCREEGKTLTEASGEVGRAIDIFYYYASHAVDYGGDRKPTTTDDQNLYTVREPMGVAGLIVPWNYPIAIPAWKMAPALATGNTVVCKLSKDAPTVFLEVTKCLAETAEEIGAPDGVVNVLTGGGEEVGQPIVEHDEVDAVSFTGSREVGDMIYQQATDNRKRIQTEMGSKNPTVVSENADIKKAVEVVGGGICSVTGQACTATERVIVHESIHDEFVEQLIDYVDSIEIGPGLDDPGMGPQVSERELESTLDYIETAQQEGATLAYGGGQPEGEEYENGYFIEPTIVTDAESDMTIMQEEVFGPFAGIASYSDYEEAVEIANDVEFGLTAGIATQDHTEANQFIGDVDFGIVKINEATSGLDLHVPFGGMNASSSETYREQGEEGMDYFTIIKTIYESY